One genomic region from Nitrospirota bacterium encodes:
- the galU gene encoding UTP--glucose-1-phosphate uridylyltransferase GalU — protein sequence MSRFEVRKAVIPAAGLGTRFLPATKASPKEMLPLVDKPLIQYAVEEAVASGIEDIIIITGRGKRAIEDHFDRSVELEENLKGSGKAQLLSQMRHISTLANFCYVRQSEALGLGHAVLCAQRLIGDEPFAVILGDEIIDAPMPGLAQLIHAYKKRHGAILGVQEVPHQEVNRYGIVTPRRVSAGLHRVEGLIEKPSPSEAPSNLAVIGRYVLPPEIFSILRKTQPGKNGEIQLTDALRELAKKSPMFALEIQGQRYDAGDKLGFLIATVEFALKNPSLGPDFEEYLQNRMRSSGGRSTTRSRKA from the coding sequence ATGTCACGCTTCGAAGTCCGCAAAGCCGTGATTCCAGCCGCAGGCCTTGGCACTCGCTTCCTGCCTGCGACGAAAGCCTCTCCCAAAGAAATGTTACCGCTCGTCGACAAGCCGCTGATTCAATATGCGGTGGAAGAAGCGGTCGCCTCAGGGATCGAAGACATTATCATCATCACCGGACGGGGCAAACGCGCGATCGAAGATCACTTCGACCGCTCCGTCGAACTGGAAGAAAATCTCAAGGGCAGCGGCAAAGCGCAGCTCTTGAGCCAGATGCGGCACATCTCCACGCTCGCCAACTTTTGTTACGTCCGTCAATCGGAAGCGCTGGGGCTGGGCCATGCCGTCCTCTGCGCCCAACGGCTGATCGGGGACGAGCCCTTTGCCGTCATTTTGGGCGACGAAATCATCGATGCCCCGATGCCAGGCCTCGCACAACTCATTCATGCCTACAAAAAACGCCACGGGGCAATCCTCGGGGTGCAGGAAGTCCCCCACCAAGAGGTCAACCGCTATGGAATCGTCACGCCTCGACGGGTCTCAGCAGGTTTGCATCGAGTCGAAGGCCTGATCGAAAAACCGTCGCCGTCCGAAGCGCCCTCCAATCTCGCGGTCATCGGTCGCTACGTCCTGCCGCCGGAGATTTTCTCCATTCTCCGAAAGACCCAGCCGGGGAAAAATGGCGAGATCCAATTGACCGACGCCCTCCGGGAACTGGCGAAGAAATCTCCGATGTTTGCGCTGGAGATACAAGGCCAGCGATACGACGCCGGTGACAAGTTGGGGTTTCTCATCGCGACCGTCGAGTTCGCGCTCAAGAACCCCTCCCTGGGACCGGACTTCGAGGAATACCTGCAGAATCGTATGCGGTCCTCCGGAGGGCGCAGCACGACACGCTCACGAAAAGCCTAG
- the lon gene encoding endopeptidase La encodes MNDSIEQDLQPPQNTEIPDHLPLLPVRDIVVFPYMVLPLFVGRDMSIKAIEAALAGNRMIFLATQKALDVENPTADDIHTIGTVGIIMRMLKLPDERIKVLVQGVSKARITGYIQTEPYYSVRIDKLTEHKSAGAALETEAVMRTVKEQIERIVSLGKILIPDVMVVIENLEDPGRLADMVASNLGLKVEVTQAVLEVIDPIKRLRHVSDILGKEIEVLSMQQKIQAQAKGEMDKTQREYFLREQLKAIQKELGELDERAEEITEFRKRIAELKMPEKVLKETEKQLKRLEKMHPDTAESATVRTYIEWIVELPWSKRSKDNLDLKAASKVLNEDHYDLEKVKERILEYLAVRKLKDKMKGPILCFVGPPGVGKTSLGKSIARALGREFVRISLGGVRDEAEIRGHRRTYVGALPGRIIQGMKQAGTNNPVFMLDEVDKVGMDFRGDPSAALLEVLDPEQNNSFTDHYLGVPFDLTDVLFIATANLIDPILPALRDRMEVIGIPGYTEEEKLGIAQKYLIPRQLNEHGITEKHVRIAEPAVRQIIANYTREAGVRNLEREIANVMRKVAKKVAEGKGVGFPVNPANLHKYLGVPKFVPEEELKVDEIGVATGLAWTESGGDVLYIEATAMKGKGQLTLTGQLGDVMKESAQAALSYVRSRERTLGIDPDVFTTQDLHIHVPAGAIPKDGPSAGITMAIAIASTLSQIPVRRDLAMTGEITLRGRVLPIGGLKEKLLAAKRAKLTTVILPKRNKKDLDEIPKHILKGIQLVFADTMDDVMKVALRRGPKPARPTGKPQTPQPQQKKSAGRAKTGRTARSLPVHAATTTTRPRQLH; translated from the coding sequence ATGAACGACTCCATCGAACAAGACTTGCAGCCACCCCAAAACACCGAAATTCCCGACCACCTTCCGCTGTTGCCGGTCCGGGACATCGTCGTCTTCCCCTACATGGTCCTCCCCTTGTTCGTCGGACGTGACATGTCGATCAAAGCGATTGAAGCCGCCTTAGCCGGCAATCGGATGATCTTCCTCGCCACGCAAAAGGCCCTGGACGTCGAAAATCCGACGGCGGACGATATCCATACCATCGGCACGGTCGGCATCATCATGCGGATGCTGAAACTTCCCGATGAGCGCATCAAGGTGCTCGTGCAGGGGGTCTCGAAAGCCAGGATTACCGGCTATATTCAGACCGAGCCCTACTACTCCGTCCGTATCGACAAGCTCACCGAACACAAATCGGCCGGTGCGGCCCTTGAAACCGAAGCCGTCATGCGGACGGTGAAAGAGCAGATCGAACGAATCGTGAGCCTCGGGAAGATTCTGATCCCGGATGTGATGGTCGTCATTGAAAACCTCGAAGACCCCGGCCGCCTCGCCGATATGGTGGCGTCGAATCTTGGACTCAAGGTCGAGGTCACTCAGGCCGTCCTGGAGGTCATCGACCCGATCAAGCGCCTCCGGCACGTCAGCGACATCCTCGGCAAGGAAATCGAAGTCCTCTCCATGCAGCAAAAGATTCAAGCGCAGGCCAAGGGGGAGATGGACAAGACTCAACGCGAATACTTCTTGCGCGAGCAACTCAAAGCCATTCAAAAAGAGCTCGGCGAGCTCGACGAGCGTGCGGAAGAAATCACCGAGTTTCGCAAGCGGATCGCAGAACTCAAGATGCCTGAAAAGGTGCTGAAAGAAACCGAAAAACAGCTCAAACGCCTTGAGAAAATGCATCCGGATACCGCCGAGTCTGCGACCGTCAGGACCTACATCGAATGGATCGTGGAACTGCCCTGGTCCAAGCGATCGAAAGACAACCTCGACCTCAAAGCTGCCTCCAAAGTGCTCAACGAAGATCACTACGATCTGGAAAAAGTCAAAGAGCGGATCCTTGAGTATCTCGCCGTACGGAAGCTCAAAGACAAAATGAAGGGTCCGATCCTCTGCTTCGTCGGGCCACCAGGCGTCGGAAAAACCTCACTCGGGAAGTCGATCGCCCGCGCGCTCGGCCGTGAGTTTGTCCGCATCAGTCTCGGCGGAGTCCGCGATGAAGCTGAAATCCGCGGCCATCGACGCACCTATGTCGGCGCGCTCCCCGGCCGCATCATTCAAGGCATGAAACAGGCCGGCACCAATAATCCTGTCTTTATGCTGGACGAAGTGGACAAGGTCGGCATGGATTTCCGCGGCGATCCTTCCGCCGCCTTACTCGAAGTGCTCGACCCCGAACAGAACAACTCGTTCACGGACCATTACCTGGGTGTGCCCTTCGACCTGACCGACGTGCTGTTCATTGCGACCGCCAACCTGATCGATCCGATCTTGCCGGCCTTACGCGACCGGATGGAAGTCATCGGCATCCCCGGCTATACCGAAGAAGAAAAGTTGGGCATCGCCCAGAAATACCTGATCCCCCGGCAGCTCAACGAACATGGCATCACCGAAAAACATGTCCGCATCGCCGAGCCGGCGGTGCGTCAGATCATCGCCAACTATACGCGTGAAGCCGGCGTCCGGAATCTTGAGCGGGAAATCGCCAACGTCATGCGCAAGGTGGCCAAGAAAGTAGCGGAAGGGAAAGGCGTCGGGTTCCCCGTGAATCCCGCCAACCTGCATAAGTATCTCGGCGTCCCCAAGTTCGTGCCCGAAGAAGAATTGAAGGTAGACGAGATCGGCGTGGCCACCGGGTTAGCCTGGACGGAGTCCGGCGGCGATGTGCTCTACATCGAAGCCACCGCCATGAAGGGCAAGGGGCAACTGACCCTTACCGGCCAGCTGGGCGATGTGATGAAAGAGTCCGCACAGGCCGCCTTGAGCTATGTCCGATCGCGCGAGCGCACGCTCGGCATCGACCCGGACGTCTTCACCACGCAGGATCTCCATATCCATGTGCCGGCTGGAGCGATCCCCAAGGACGGACCGTCCGCGGGCATCACCATGGCCATCGCCATTGCTTCGACCTTGTCGCAAATCCCGGTACGCCGTGATCTGGCCATGACCGGCGAAATCACACTCCGCGGGCGAGTGCTCCCCATCGGCGGATTGAAGGAAAAGCTGTTGGCGGCCAAACGAGCCAAACTGACCACCGTGATTCTTCCAAAACGCAATAAGAAGGATCTCGACGAGATTCCCAAGCATATTTTGAAGGGCATCCAACTCGTCTTTGCCGACACGATGGACGATGTGATGAAAGTCGCGCTCCGGCGGGGCCCGAAACCCGCGCGCCCAACGGGCAAACCCCAGACACCGCAGCCACAACAGAAAAAATCAGCCGGCCGCGCAAAGACCGGGCGAACGGCTCGCTCGCTGCCGGTGCATGCAGCCACCACGACCACGCGACCACGACAATTGCACTAG